The following are encoded in a window of Brevibacillus ruminantium genomic DNA:
- a CDS encoding alpha/beta fold hydrolase: MWIAVVLTFVVILGGLIWFNQYKFKQADLKFPPSGQFVTVEGIQLHYIRKGSGKPVVFLHGGVLTGNDFINVLNIAATKGYQAIAFDRPGYGHSERPKSHKVTPMVQARLINAALKKLGIEKPIIVGHSWSGLLVLSYALLYPKEIDGIVTIAAAMYKEGYPAENGDPISKLVTTPVIGKLFLHTVLRSPLGTFLADRILQATFAPEEIPNGYREATHALWLRPGQFRANREDILAFSPAAKNISARYKEIQNPIVIVVGDKDPFGVKEQAIRLKEDIPHAELIILPEVAHMIPQNHPKHVVEIINRLVKSKNSNVIKV, from the coding sequence ATGTGGATAGCTGTTGTTTTAACGTTCGTAGTAATATTAGGGGGACTCATCTGGTTTAACCAATACAAATTTAAGCAAGCGGACCTAAAGTTTCCTCCGAGTGGTCAGTTCGTTACAGTAGAAGGTATCCAATTGCACTATATTCGAAAAGGTTCAGGTAAACCCGTAGTGTTTCTCCATGGAGGTGTCTTAACTGGTAATGATTTTATAAATGTACTTAATATCGCAGCTACCAAAGGATACCAGGCGATTGCCTTTGACCGTCCCGGATATGGACATAGTGAAAGACCAAAGTCCCATAAAGTTACCCCGATGGTTCAGGCACGTCTTATTAATGCTGCTTTAAAGAAGTTAGGCATAGAAAAACCAATCATAGTTGGGCATTCTTGGAGCGGATTGTTGGTATTGTCATACGCTTTACTTTATCCGAAGGAAATTGATGGGATTGTCACCATCGCTGCGGCGATGTATAAGGAAGGTTATCCAGCAGAAAACGGAGATCCGATTTCAAAACTTGTAACGACTCCTGTAATCGGGAAGCTGTTTCTCCATACGGTATTACGTAGTCCGCTTGGAACTTTCTTAGCGGATCGTATTTTACAAGCCACTTTTGCTCCAGAAGAGATTCCTAACGGTTATCGGGAAGCTACTCATGCGCTATGGCTCCGACCAGGGCAGTTTAGAGCAAATCGCGAGGATATTTTGGCTTTTTCACCTGCTGCAAAGAATATAAGTGCTCGTTATAAGGAAATACAAAATCCAATTGTAATTGTAGTAGGAGATAAAGACCCGTTTGGAGTAAAAGAGCAGGCTATTCGATTAAAGGAAGATATTCCTCATGCTGAGCTTATAATTCTACCAGAAGTAGCTCATATGATACCACAAAACCATCCGAAGCACGTAGTTGAGATCATTAATAGACTTGTAAAGTCAAAAAATTCAAACGTTATCAAGGTATAA